The sequence below is a genomic window from Candidatus Dormiibacterota bacterium.
GGAGCAGCAGCAGGCGAACGGCACTTTCGAGGGTCTGGGCGAGATAGATCGGCTGGGGAGCCCCGTCGAGCAAGGTAATGGCCGTTCGAAGCGACCGGGCCGCCCCCTGAAGGTCGCCCTTGATGAGGTTGGATCGGCCGATGACTTCGTGTTGCCAGGCCATCAACGAGGGGCTCTGGGAGCGTTCGAAATATCGGATGGCGCTCTGGGCGCTATTCACTGCCTCCGCCGGGTCGTGCAGAAAGTACGTCGCCTCGGCGAGGTTGCCATAAGCTATGCCGATCTGGGTATCGGGGCCGCTCTCCAGCAAAATCTCCAACGCTTCCAGGTATCGGCTACGCGCTCCGATCGGGTCGCTGTGCCCTTCTAGGGCGATATTGCCTTGATTCAGGAGCGCCGATCCGATGCCGGTCGGATGTTCGATCGCGCGATAGAGGGCGACGGCCGTTTCGACGTAGAGGCTGGCTTCGTCGGTTTTACCGACGTAGAGTGAGGCTACGGCAAGGGCGTTGTAGGCCCGGGCAAGGCCCAGTCGGTCGCCCAAAATCGTGAATGCGCTGATTGCCGTTGGGCCCAGCGCGAGCATGCGCTGGTAATCGGCGCTCGCGTAGGCCACGCGCATGGCGGCATTCGAGAGCCGGGCGTAGAGGGCTTGCGGGAGCTGGCCGGCCTGCTCCATCAGTCGCTCCATCCACATCGAGCCCTCGCGCAAGCGGCCGCCGCCGGCCCAGATCGAAACGAGCGAGGTAGCGATGTCGAGCACGCTCGGAAGCCGATCGTGCGGGCGTTTCAGGGCCCAGGCCAGGGCCGCGCAAGCATCGTCGTACCTTTCGAGCAGTTCGTGCATCGCTTCGCCGGGCGAGGGCGTGAGCAATTGGCCGTGGATGCGAAGGATCCGGGTGTTGATATGGAGCGCGAAGCGTTCTTCGATCGCCTGTCGATCGGAGCGCCCCCCCAGCATGCGGGCTGCGATCGCGTGCATCGGCGTCAGCATCGAGTAGCGTGTCGAGTCGGCCCGCACAAGAAGCGAGCGATCGGCGAGCGTCGTAAGCGCTTGCGCGGTTGAGGGCACGTCGCCCTCGTCGAGCGCGACGATATCGTCCGCGTCGAAGACGCCTGCGAAGGCGCTGGCGAGGGCGAAGACCGCCTGTGCGCGTTCATCGAGTGGAGCGAGGCTCCAATCGATCATCTTTCCGAGCGAATGGTGTCGCGGATCGCTTCCGGCGCTCGAGCGAAAATGGTATGGGCGCAGGGTCTCCAATTCGCGCGCGAGTTCGCGGACGCTCAGCGAAGCGAGGCGCGCAGCCGCAAGGTCGATCGCAACGGCCAACCCGTCGAGTCGCTCGACGATCGAGGCCGCGACCGGCAAATCTTCGGCTGAGAGTTGTACGTTGGCGGCCTTGGCTCGCTGGCGAAAGAACTCGATGCCCGTGGCCGCGTCAAACGGCCCGACCTCGAGCACGCGCTCGTCCGGATAGTCCAGGCGTCGTTGGCTGGTAGCCACGATCGCTACGTTGTGAATGCGCTGCAGCGCCTCGATCAGCGCGCCGGCCTCATCGGGCACGTGCTCGCAGTTATCGAGAACCAGAATCGAGCGCCGAGCTGCCATCTCGTGGTTGATGATGTCCAGCGGATCGCGTCCAACCTGCTCGCGCGCGCCGACCGCGGCGACGATGGTTCCGAAGACGGCCTCCGGGCCGACGCCGCTAAGCGGCACGAAGATCACGTCGCGGGCTCGGTCCCGCTCGAAGCGCGCGATCGCTTCGAACGCCAGACGCGATTTTCCGACGCCGCCCGGCCCGACCAACGTTAAAGCCCCGCCGTACTCAAAGAGTGCGAAGAGGCGCTTGAGCTCGGCGCCGCGTCCAACGAATGGCACGCGCGTATCGACCGAAGTGAAATCGGGCACTATGCGGTAAGATTCGCTGCCATACGGGAAGCGTTCCCGGTAGCGACACCGAAAATGGATCGCCTCAATGGCGAAAATTGGATGGAGCGGCCTGCAGCCGGACCTCGATCGAGAGTCGATCGTGCCGTTATACCGCCAGCTCTACGAACATTTGCGCGAGGCAATTCTGGCGGGAACCCTGCCGGAATCTACACGATTGCCCCCCGAACGTTCGATGGCCGAGCAGTTGGGCGTCAATCGGAGCACGGTCGTCCACGCCTACCGCGAACTCGTTGCGGACGGATTGATCGAGCAACGGGTCGGATCCGGATCGCGCGTGGTGCCTCAGCTTCGCGGCGGCCAGCCCGAGCGGGCGGCCGGTGTGCCGTGGTGGGTGACCCTGCCGCCCTGGAGGGTGGGCGAATTTCCAAACATCTTGGGCGAGCTAGCCGCTAAGCAAGAGCCCGGGCGCATATCGTTCGTTCAAGGCGTCGCTCCCGACCAGCCGTCGCCGTTGGGGGAACTCGCGCAGTCGTTCGAGCGGGTCGCGCGCGATCCGCGCTTCATTCTTTCGTACGGCGATTCGGAAGGCTACGAACCGCTGCGCGCGGCGATCGCTTCTCGGATGAACGCGCAGGGCGCTTCCTCGATCGAGCCCAGAAGCATTATCGTGCTGACGGGCTCGACCCAAGGCATCATGATCGTCGCGCAGAGCTTGGCCGAACCCGGCGACGAAATCATCGTCGAATCTCCCTCGTATCCCGGCGCGCTGCAAATCTTTCAGATCTGCGGCTTGCGCGCGATTCCGGTCCCGGTGGACGATGAGGGCATGCGCGTCGATCACGTCGAGGCGATCTTGCGCACGCGGCGCCCGCGCTTCATCTACACGATGCCCTCGCTGCATAATCCCACCAATGCGACGATGAACGCCGACCGTCGAGAGCGGTTGGTGACGATCGCCAAACGCTCGGGCGTGCCGATCATCGAAGACGATCCCTACGGTCCCCTTTTGCGCGAGCCGGTCACCCCGTTGGTGGCTCTGGCTCCCGACCACGTCGTCTATCTATCGACGTTCTCGAAGACGATCGCGCCGAGCTTGCGCGTGGGGTGGCTGGCGGCGCCGCGCACGATTCTGGAACGGTTGCTGCTGCGCAAACAGGCATACGATATGGCGACGAGTCTCTACGTCCAAGCCGCAATCGTGGATTATCTCGAACGCGGATACGACGCGCACGTGGCGCAGCTTCGCGACGAATTGTTACTGCGAAGAGGTCTGGCCGATCGGGCGATCGCCGCGGAGTGGCCTTCGACGTTTCGCGTTAGCCCGGCTTCGGGCGGTTTTTACGTGTGGGTAACCACGCCGCGCGACATTCGCGCGCGCGCGCTGCTGGATGCATCCGAACGCCTCGGAGCGTCGTTTTTGTTCGGCGAAGCGTTTTTCGCGAACTCGGGGGGCGATCACAATTTTCGCCTAGCGCTGACGGCCGTCACGCGCGACGAGATCGGCGAAGGCATCGGGCGCATAGGCCGTGCAGTCGCCTCCTTGAAACCGTGACCCGACTGCAACGCCGTTTGCTGCGGTGGTATCGCAACTCCGGTCGTGCGGAACTCCCTTGGCGCACGACGCGCGATCCTTACTTCACGCTGGTGAGTGAATGCATGTTGCAGCAAACGCAAGTCGATCGCGTGGTGCCTGCATTCGTTGCGTTCATCGAGCGTTTTCCCACCTTAGCCGCGTTAGCGTCGGCGAGTACGGCCGACGTGCTGCGAATGTGGCGAGGCCTCGGATACAACTCGCGCGCGGTTCGTCTCCACGCCGTCGCGCAGGCGGTCGCCCGCGACTACCTGGGCGAGATGCCCTCAGACCCGAACGCGCTTCGCGCATTGCCGGGTATCGGGCCCTACACGGCCGCGGCGATCCGCGCGTTCGCATTCGATATCGACGACGCTCCGGTGGATACCAACATCAAGCGGATCGTGCATCGCCTGTTCTACGGCATCGAATACCCGATCCGTGCGCGCGAGCCGCAACTCGCGGCTCACGCGCAAGCGCTGGTTCCACCCGGCCAAGCCCACGACTGGAACTCGGCCATGATGGATTTGGGTGCGACGCTGTGCGGCGCCCGCGCGCCCAAGTGCGAAGCGTGCCCGATCGCCGCGGATTGCGCGGCGGCGCCGATCGACGCAGCGGCGTTGGAGAGCGCGCGGCGCGCGCATGCCAAACCTCGCGCCGGGAGCACGGAAAGATTCGAAGAGAGCGCCCGGTTTGCGCGCGGGCGCATCGTCGATCGCCTTCGCGATCTCCCGCCCGGGAAGAAGATTTCGATGCTCGATCTTGCGCGGGATGTGGCCGGCTTGCTGCCCCGGCGATCCGACGACGAGATCGCCGCATTGGTTTCGGCGTTGCATCGCGAGGGATTGGTGAGCTTAGATCAGGCCGGCGTCGGCTTGCGCGAGTGAGAGGCTGGTGAGGCCCCGATCGTCGACGACCGTATAGGCGCCCAGCGGCGCGGCGTAGAGTTGTAGCGAGTACGCCGCGCGCTCGAACGAATTGCTGACGCGATGGAGTTCCTTGGGGCCGGATCTGCGATCGATTGCTCCCGACGTGAGCCGCGAGGGCGCGAAGCTGCGCAGGTCTGCCACCGCATCGGTGCCGTCATTCAGCCGTTCGAAGTTCTCGACGTCGAGGTTGCCGTCCAACACGACCACCCAGCAGCGCGAGTCTCCGTGGTCGTGGATGGGGCTGCGGGAACCGGGTGCCCATAGCATTGCAACGATTTCGAATTCGGCATTACGTTGCAAGCGCGTTCGCGTGTACGCGCCTGCCGCAAACGGCATCGTATCGCGGTATTCGCCGAAACGCCCGATACTATGGAGCATCGCTTCGACGAAGTCGTAATTGGCCATGGCCTCGTACAGAGCGCCGCGAAGATCGGCGATCACGATACGGCTTCCAACGCGCCGATTCCATGCTCGGTGATGAGGCATTTCGCGATACGCCGGGCCTGCTCGCGAATCTCGGGAACGGCCGTCGTCTCGTACCATCGGCCGCGGGTCGGCGGCCCCAACGCGTACATCGACGGCTGAGCGTGGCCGGAGCGGTCGAGCACGCGAAGATCTTGCGATACCTCGATACCCAAATGGAGTTCGTCGGCTAACAGCAGGCCTCGGCGCATGAGGTTGACCACGAGCTGATTACGGGAGCGTTCGTAGTCACCGTTTGGGCCGGTGCAGTTGACGATGTCGGTGACACCGATCGCGCTCGTGCCCTCGGCGTTAACGATGCGAAGGACGAGACGTTCGCGCTCGCGATGAGCGGCCGAGATACGCCCGCGATGGCGTACGATCGCGTTACGTGCGCGGAGGCGTTCGAATGCCTGCGCGGTTTGAGGCGGCACGCGATATCGATGCGCGGTCCAGAATGAGTGGAGATGCTCGAGAAATTGCCGCTGCTGGCGGCTGCTCCATCCTTCCCATATCGCCGGGGATATCTTGCGGATCGATTCGGCGACTTCGCGCCAATCGCCGCCACGCGCTTCTCGCGCTGCCGCCGCGGCGCGCATCGTGTGTAATAGCGAGAGCGGGGTGCCCGTATCGAGCGCGAGCGTAGCCGGATCGAGCCCGCGCGCGCGGACGTTCTCGACGGCGGGGAGCAACCCGCGTCGCGAGATGATGTGGATTGTGCCGTCGTAGCCACGCTCTTCCAAGAGCGCGACGATATCCATTGCGGTGAGACCGCTTCCAACCAGCGCGATGGCGCTCCCGCGCAGTACCGATGCGTCGAAATGCCACGGGTCGCGCACGTAGCCGGCATCCGCTCGAACCGCGCGCGGCAGGAAGGCATCGTTCGGCTCGTGGTTGCCTAGCGCGAGGACTACCGAACCGGCCGAGAATTCTTGCCCGGCGTCGTCACGCGCGACATAGCCTCCCCCGCGGCGCTCGATATCGACGATGCGATTGCGCGAGAGCGCGATGCCGGGATGCGCTGCGAGCGCGCGATCGAACTGCTCCGCCAAATAGCGCCCGAAGAGCTTGCGCGGTATCAAGCGATCGTCCGATTCAGGGCCGAGCCAGCGGACCAGATCCGCCGGGTCTTCCGGTACGGCGCTCATCGCCCTGGCCGGGCCGTTCATAAGCAAACGGTCGGAGCCGGGAGCGTATGCCGTTCCCGGGCCGGGGGAAGCCGCATCGAAGATCATCGCGCGAAACGACGGCGGCGCTGTCTTGGCAAGCGACGCGGCAACGACGGTGCCGGCGAGGCCGGCTCCGACGATGACGGAATCCAGGGCCTCCGTTCGTTTCATGGCTATTTCTAGGTATCGGCAGCTTTACGCCGGTCGATCATACGCTCGACCGCGCGATAGATGTTCGGGATGAAGCGATGTTTGTAAGGATAGAGTTCGATCGGGTCGCTGCTGTGCACTAACATCGCCGGGTCCGCCTCGAATACGAGCACGCGCCCGTCCGGACCGATGGCGCAATCGATGCCGAAGTACTCCAAGCCGATCGCCCGGGCGATGCCTTGCAATGCCTCGTATTTGTCCCCATCGAACGCCCGCCGAAGGTCCTCCAAAAACGACCCCTCTTCATCGCGCATCCAAGCGTTTTCCGCCATCGCGGCATTGTAGTAGTGGATCATCCAACGCGGCGAGATTGCCAGATGGACCGGGTAGGGTTCGCCGTCAACGAACACGACGCGATATTTGCGAAAAAGCCCGTCGGGCGATCGATAGTCGATGAACGGGCTGATAAAAAACGCTTCGCCCGCCGTTCGTTCGAGGTACGCGGCGATATCGCCGGCGGCCTCGACCCGTTCGAGCCCGAGCCCCGCGTGCGAACCTACCGGACGAACGATAATCGGATATGGGAACGCATCTTGCCCGCGCGCCAGCGCCGCGCGCGTCACCTCGGAGATCGGTGCGACGGTGCAATCGACGCGTTCTAAGGTGCGCCCCAGTTGCATGCGCGCGGTCGCGATCACGCGCGCGGGGGCGTTCAGCGCCGGATGTGCCGAGCGCTGCATAAAGGCCTCGGCGAGTTGCAGATAGGGCATTGCGGCGGGCGATTCGGCGATCGTGTTCCAAAGCACGTCGTACTTGGGGAGCGTACTCGGCGGCGATTCGCCTTGCACGAGATACAGTTTGTGCGCGGTCGTCGTCGATCGATCGAAGAGAAAATCGACCGGAATATTGGTTTGCCAATCACCCGGAGCGCAGAGAAGCAAGATGCTGCGCGCTTGATGCGGGGCGACCGCCGAGAAGAGGCGTTGCGATGCTAGCGCCGCTCGCTGATGGGCCAGCGCCGCAGTCATCGTGCCTTTGATCTGCAATAATTCCCACAAGCTCATGTGTGCGGCAACGTTAGCCGGGTCGATCGCGAGCGCTCGTTCGAACGCCGCGATCGCGCGATCGTTATCGCCCGCATCGTACTGCGTCTGCGCCAGATTGAGCGCGAGTTCCGGGACGTCGGGATAGCGTTCTAAGGCCTGCGCAAATACGGCTATGGCCGCATGGAGATTTCCGGCCGCGCGCAGTTGGATGCCGCGTGCGTTCTGCACGGCTGCATCGCCGATCATTTGTGCGTTTTGCCGATCGATTGCGGGGACATGGCCGGTGGCTTCTGGAACGTCGTCACCCTGCCATGCCGAAAATTCCGTTTCCCACCAAGAACGTCCCGAAGGCGGTCGCTAAGCAAGAGCTGGCGATCCTCGAACGCACGTATCCGGCGGCCGTCACGGCGCTTGAGTACCACAATCCGTTCGAATTGCTCGTAGCGGTGATTCTCTCGGCACAGTGCACGGATGCGCGCGTGAATCTCACGACCCCGGCGTTGTTCGCGGCATATCCAACGCCGAACGAGCTGGCAGA
It includes:
- a CDS encoding cysteine dioxygenase family protein, yielding MIADLRGALYEAMANYDFVEAMLHSIGRFGEYRDTMPFAAGAYTRTRLQRNAEFEIVAMLWAPGSRSPIHDHGDSRCWVVVLDGNLDVENFERLNDGTDAVADLRSFAPSRLTSGAIDRRSGPKELHRVSNSFERAAYSLQLYAAPLGAYTVVDDRGLTSLSLAQADAGLI
- a CDS encoding A/G-specific adenine glycosylase; translated protein: MTRLQRRLLRWYRNSGRAELPWRTTRDPYFTLVSECMLQQTQVDRVVPAFVAFIERFPTLAALASASTADVLRMWRGLGYNSRAVRLHAVAQAVARDYLGEMPSDPNALRALPGIGPYTAAAIRAFAFDIDDAPVDTNIKRIVHRLFYGIEYPIRAREPQLAAHAQALVPPGQAHDWNSAMMDLGATLCGARAPKCEACPIAADCAAAPIDAAALESARRAHAKPRAGSTERFEESARFARGRIVDRLRDLPPGKKISMLDLARDVAGLLPRRSDDEIAALVSALHREGLVSLDQAGVGLRE
- a CDS encoding FAD/NAD(P)-binding protein yields the protein MKRTEALDSVIVGAGLAGTVVAASLAKTAPPSFRAMIFDAASPGPGTAYAPGSDRLLMNGPARAMSAVPEDPADLVRWLGPESDDRLIPRKLFGRYLAEQFDRALAAHPGIALSRNRIVDIERRGGGYVARDDAGQEFSAGSVVLALGNHEPNDAFLPRAVRADAGYVRDPWHFDASVLRGSAIALVGSGLTAMDIVALLEERGYDGTIHIISRRGLLPAVENVRARGLDPATLALDTGTPLSLLHTMRAAAAAREARGGDWREVAESIRKISPAIWEGWSSRQQRQFLEHLHSFWTAHRYRVPPQTAQAFERLRARNAIVRHRGRISAAHRERERLVLRIVNAEGTSAIGVTDIVNCTGPNGDYERSRNQLVVNLMRRGLLLADELHLGIEVSQDLRVLDRSGHAQPSMYALGPPTRGRWYETTAVPEIREQARRIAKCLITEHGIGALEAVS
- a CDS encoding AAA family ATPase, with the protein product MPDFTSVDTRVPFVGRGAELKRLFALFEYGGALTLVGPGGVGKSRLAFEAIARFERDRARDVIFVPLSGVGPEAVFGTIVAAVGAREQVGRDPLDIINHEMAARRSILVLDNCEHVPDEAGALIEALQRIHNVAIVATSQRRLDYPDERVLEVGPFDAATGIEFFRQRAKAANVQLSAEDLPVAASIVERLDGLAVAIDLAAARLASLSVRELARELETLRPYHFRSSAGSDPRHHSLGKMIDWSLAPLDERAQAVFALASAFAGVFDADDIVALDEGDVPSTAQALTTLADRSLLVRADSTRYSMLTPMHAIAARMLGGRSDRQAIEERFALHINTRILRIHGQLLTPSPGEAMHELLERYDDACAALAWALKRPHDRLPSVLDIATSLVSIWAGGGRLREGSMWMERLMEQAGQLPQALYARLSNAAMRVAYASADYQRMLALGPTAISAFTILGDRLGLARAYNALAVASLYVGKTDEASLYVETAVALYRAIEHPTGIGSALLNQGNIALEGHSDPIGARSRYLEALEILLESGPDTQIGIAYGNLAEATYFLHDPAEAVNSAQSAIRYFERSQSPSLMAWQHEVIGRSNLIKGDLQGAARSLRTAITLLDGAPQPIYLAQTLESAVRLLLLQREFERAAPLSFAARRLRRDRRIPAIGLTRTEIRADEERLAAALGPDAMHAAAAQAQALDLGQLGRLAASELG
- a CDS encoding tetratricopeptide repeat protein, with translation MIGDAAVQNARGIQLRAAGNLHAAIAVFAQALERYPDVPELALNLAQTQYDAGDNDRAIAAFERALAIDPANVAAHMSLWELLQIKGTMTAALAHQRAALASQRLFSAVAPHQARSILLLCAPGDWQTNIPVDFLFDRSTTTAHKLYLVQGESPPSTLPKYDVLWNTIAESPAAMPYLQLAEAFMQRSAHPALNAPARVIATARMQLGRTLERVDCTVAPISEVTRAALARGQDAFPYPIIVRPVGSHAGLGLERVEAAGDIAAYLERTAGEAFFISPFIDYRSPDGLFRKYRVVFVDGEPYPVHLAISPRWMIHYYNAAMAENAWMRDEEGSFLEDLRRAFDGDKYEALQGIARAIGLEYFGIDCAIGPDGRVLVFEADPAMLVHSSDPIELYPYKHRFIPNIYRAVERMIDRRKAADT
- a CDS encoding PLP-dependent aminotransferase family protein: MAKIGWSGLQPDLDRESIVPLYRQLYEHLREAILAGTLPESTRLPPERSMAEQLGVNRSTVVHAYRELVADGLIEQRVGSGSRVVPQLRGGQPERAAGVPWWVTLPPWRVGEFPNILGELAAKQEPGRISFVQGVAPDQPSPLGELAQSFERVARDPRFILSYGDSEGYEPLRAAIASRMNAQGASSIEPRSIIVLTGSTQGIMIVAQSLAEPGDEIIVESPSYPGALQIFQICGLRAIPVPVDDEGMRVDHVEAILRTRRPRFIYTMPSLHNPTNATMNADRRERLVTIAKRSGVPIIEDDPYGPLLREPVTPLVALAPDHVVYLSTFSKTIAPSLRVGWLAAPRTILERLLLRKQAYDMATSLYVQAAIVDYLERGYDAHVAQLRDELLLRRGLADRAIAAEWPSTFRVSPASGGFYVWVTTPRDIRARALLDASERLGASFLFGEAFFANSGGDHNFRLALTAVTRDEIGEGIGRIGRAVASLKP